Part of the Triticum urartu cultivar G1812 chromosome 2, Tu2.1, whole genome shotgun sequence genome, atgattttttgaagttcaggcaatattctggaatttcctgagttaaagtaattccagaaatcaattattgcgtcagctctacgtcagcatgacgtaagcgagtcaacggggctgaccaggtcaaacctgacccgtgggccccacatgtcattggctcAGTTAGGTAACATGTTTTAGAATAAACCTAATCTAACGATTAACAGGGtcgggcccactgtcagtgactaAGAGGTTAACTAAGCAGTGATTAGGCCCTAATCTAACCACTGCCACGTCAGCATCATCGGATCAAGTCGCCGGCGACCTTACAGGACGGCGGAGGCTTGTCGAAAACTCTATTCCGGCGACCATTCGCGCGGCGGTGGGCATCTACGCATTGCGGGCGCTCGGCCGCATCCATCTACGCAAGCGGGAGGGGATGAGGTGGTCGGAAACAGCAACGGcggcgagcgaggcggcggccggagcacggctATGCGCGGGCGCGGGCTACGCTTGGCTAGCAAGCTCGCTGAGAGGATGGGCGGGCTCCTGGAGCTGCGTTGAGCACAATGGTGTGCTTGGCTTCGAGCAATAATGGCTCTAGCCACGACGGCGATGaggcacggcggcggcgagcttcggctgCGATGGCCAGGGGGGCTAGAGGAGGGATTCGACGGCGGGGAGAGAGGGGTTGGGAGCAGGAGCTCATAGGGAGGCGGCGGAGTAGGTCAGTCGGCTCGGGGACGTCCTTGCCGGCGCGAATCGACGGCGAggggctcgggtgcccgaggttgaagatgaCCACGATGACGATGAAGCAGGGCCTCCTGCGAGGCGTGAGTCGGCGGAGGGGACGTGGGCGGTGTTGCGGTTCTTCCAGACGCGTTAGCGAGGCGAGTGGTGGATGGTGGCCGCGGTGACAGCGAGCGGCGACGACGAGCGCGCTCGGGTGTGCTGCGGGGAGAGGAACAGAGGAGGGGAGAGAGAGCagcgagtgagggagaggagagaggggctTCGAGGCGTCTCCAGGCGCGGGATTGGGTTGACGGGGAGCGCGACAcggcgaagcaggaggtggcgtgGTCGGCTGCGTGCGCTGGCTGCCAGTGGGCACAAGGTTGAAGACAACcttgcccctggtgggctgggccaacaGTGCCAGGCCGGCTGGGCTGCCAGGTAAGGCCATGTAAGCCTTTTCCTTTtcctgttttctttttctatttctgacatttgttttgtatctaaaagaaatgttaaaacactttcataaatgctgaaaatatttgtggcatctagatataatattctagaggccctcaccaattcccaacatttttggagccattaaaatatttatataatttaaacagctccaaattaaatatttatgcattgattcaaaaatccaaaatgtgtagtaaaaatgtgcatcacctctggttgttgttcccaacattatccaaagagcatgaacatttttgaatagcattttgggttcattgaaaatccattttaaagttgaacctatttgaatttgctttggtgctagggtttgaaacatccccatttcaatttcatttgaaatttaaacatgatgcacaaagcaagcctaggaccataccagaactagggatgtgacacccCCCACCATATTTCAAATGTCCATTTTGAGATTTCCATGTTCCTGGTACTTACTTAATTAGTAGTGTTTCGGCAGAGACTATTAAGTCGATCTTCCGCCTAGATCTTTAAGCTACACCCATCAAAAGTTGAGGAATGGACTATGCCTTGTAGTGCAGGTTTTGTGCGAATAGCTTTCACTCAAATTCATAGCTTGCACCTAGCTACCAGTAGTGTACCCCGCGGGTGGAGCATATTCGTCGTACTCCCGGGTCTCTCCATGAGCTTACTAGAGGTCACCCAAGTTTCATAGACTATGACTTTAACAACCAGACTCATATATGTGTGTTATATCAAGAATGCTATGTAGGACAACATCTTCACTAAACATAGCCAATAAAAACACACTGAACCTTGTTGCCAACTTTCCTTACAACTCTAAGAGTTTTGCATCTTCACCTTGGGAGGATTACTCTCCTCTCTTAACCAATAGCTTGTTTTTACCACATCCTAATTCATGGAATCTCGATCACAAAAGTTGGGTTACTACTATGGTGTAACACATATGGATCTCGTACCCATCTCCCttgatgcattatctatcacatatCACGATAGTTCCATTGTACAGGGATATGACATGTTTTTGTCTATTTGAATATATGTAATAGTTATTACTGTAGAGTTCCTCAATTTATTGACAGACTTCGAACGTCTCTTCACGTATCTTGAGGACTTTTCATTATCCTTAGAATTATGATTCATAAGAATACTCGACACTAGTTTTTCAACCATGTGGAAGTCTATCAAGAGGTCACGCAACCACTGTGCCTCGACAGTGGTTGTATGTAAAGCAGTAAGTTAGACTTCCATGGTTGATCTCATCGATATGCTCTACTTACAACATCTCCATGACATGACGCCACCTCCATGAGTAAAAACATACCCACTTGTGGCATAAGGCACATCGACATCAGAAAGTCCAGTTCGAATTACTATATCCTTCAAGCATGGTAAGATACCCTGAATAGTGAATTCATGTGCATGACAATGATCATCATCCGGGTTTGACATGAAGCTTCGCAATCTTATCGCAGCAAAAGAGGTATCAGGTCTTGTTACGCTAGATAATTACATGGGTGAACCGATAATTTGAGAGTATTTTAATTGATCTCTCGCTTCTTTCTTGTTCTTACTAACTATCACAATGGGATCATAAGTTGTTGAAGAAGGCTTGTTGTCTATAAAGCCAAACTGGCCCCAAGGCCTTCTCAACATAGTGAGATTGCTTAAAATAATCTCACCCTCATCTTTAATTTCTTAGAAGGGCAATAGAGCAATCATATAGTCTTCCAAACAAGTGATTGGGAAAAAAAGAAGTTCAATCTCTAGCATACTCATATGCCAATGCACTATATAATGATTATTATTTAGTTCTAATACAAGATGTCACCATTGACAACATAACTGACAGTGACCACTAGGAAGGAAGTGATGAAATTTACCTAAGACACTACCCATGAATGACAGGTGTTCCACTGGTGAAAGTTGACCGAAAACATGCTCAAAAGCAAGTCACCCTCTTCATATTTGAAAGCATCGTCGACCTTCAGAAGAAGATGACAGACACATTTTAATGTTGCATGATCTACCAAGTGAATGTCAATAAAGGATTTTTCATCCTAGAGGGTACAATGCACGAACCAACAATGCCACATCTGGCATACCGAATCAACTATCTATCATAGCCCGAAGGTTAGATTGTTGACCTCACAAGCAATGCCTTTAGCAAAAAGAAGGCACACATGCCACGCTGTTCATGAGTCACTCCACGACGCCTCCACCGAAATCACCATGATTCCTCTTTGGTTAACCGCCCTATGGTGCAAGAGCTTTGTGTCACCCCGCAACAATCATCCCTCTGCTAGATTCCGTCGCACAATCTACCTGCCATGATATGGAGACAGGAGGACAATGACCTCGACCAACGCAAGGGAGGAGAAGCCCGGAGATGAGAGGACAATGACCTTGACCAAGGCAAGGGAGGAGAAGCCCCGCCACCATGGGGAGAAAACTGGAGGTCGTCCCCAATGGCGGCGATGGATGTGCAGCAACAACAGGCTTTAGACGAGTGTGTGGAGATCCTTCGGAGTTGCATGGGTGAAGGCTTGAGATAAAACCATATTTTTGGCCCCCTGTAATATAAAGATCATGCGATGAATTTTCAAAAAGGAAAGAAGAGAGCATGACATGTCTTAAAATTAAACCGCAACATCTCATATCATCCTTCCATGTGATATGTGTTCCCAATCCATTATCACGAGATAGTCGAATTGAGCATGAAGGGTCATGTGAAAAAACCCCACCGAATAACTATTCTTTTACTACAATCAAGTTCAAGCACTAACTAAACAATGAGCCTAAAACATTGCTGGTCCTAAACTGCATCAAGATGCCGTAATTGGACAATATCAGTGAGATGAAAAGGGGCTCATACGTAAATTACAAACAATAAAGGGGGCAAATGCAATTTGTCTTCTCTCCCTTGTCTAAGAGACAGTGCCTTCAAAGATGGTGATTAAATACCTTTACAACCCTTATATAAGGCAATCTTCTCTAGCTCATACTCCTCACAAACCCACACAGAACCCCTCCGTCTCCTCCTCCTTGGCTTTGCTAGCTTCCTGCTCCCTTCGCTTCCCACATGCAGCCATATCTTGAGCTAGCTTCTCTCCGCATCACCACCACCATCCCGCTGTCCCCAAGAATATATAGCACGATCTTCCTCGAGGCCATGGCTGCCATGGCCTATATAGCCCTCCGGGGCGCGGCATTGGCCGCCATCGTCGCCCTCATCCATTGGGTGTACAGGTGGCGCCACCCCAAATGCGCCGGCACGCTCCCGCCGGGGTCCATGGGCATCCCCATCATCGGCGAGACGCTGCAGTTCTTCGCCCCCAACCCGACCTGCGGCCTCTCCCCCTTCGTCCGGGACAGGGTGAGGAGGTACGGGAGCATGTTCAAGACGAGCATCGTGGGGCGCCCGGTGGTGGTGTCGGCGGACCCGGACGTGAACCACTACGTGTTCCAGAACGAGGGGAAGCTGTTCGAGAGCTGGTACCCGGACACCTTCACCGAGATCTTCGGCCGCGACAACGTCGGCTCCCTCCACGGCTTCATCTACAAGTACCTCAAGACCCTCGTGCTCCGCCTCTACGGCCAGGAGAACCTCAAGGCGGTGCTCCTCGCCGAGACCGACGCCGCCTGCCGCGGCAGCCTCGCCGCGTGGGCGGCGCAGCCCTGCGTCGACATCAAGGACGGGCTCTCCACGGTAAGATCGAACGATCGATCACCACGCGCCAGATGATCCAGTTCGCGGTCTGCTCGGGGGGTAGATGGCTAATGCaggttctttcttttccttttcagATGATCTTTGACCTTACGGCCAAGAAGCTGATCGGCTACGAGCCGACCAAGTCGTCGGAGAGCCTGCGGGAGAATTTCACGGCGTTCATCCGCGGCCTGATCTCGTTCCCCCTCAACATTCCCGGCACGGCCTATCACGAATGCATGGAGGTATGCCCACGCCACACATTTCATTTGCCCGGCCCCTCTGTCTCTTCCGCAGCTAGCAGCAGCTGTGAATTAATCTACAGTAGCATAGTTGCACAAAAGTATAGCTTCAAATTGCACCTGCTGTGAACAGTGGGTACATGTGAAGCCAGCAACTAAATTAATGAGCACGCACAGATGTACTTGTCAAGATATATATGGCTGCGCACATGCACTCTTTAAACCTCAAGGACGATATATATAATTTCCATCAAATTCAGTTCCCTGCTTGATTGACAGAGAGTGAACTGTACGGTGATCCTTTTTTAAAAATAAATGGCGGTGGTGCAGGGGAGGAAGAAGGCGATGAAGGTGCTCAAGGGCATGATGCAGGAGAGGATGGCGGATCCGGAGAGGAAGTGCGAGGACTTCTTCGACCACGTGATCCAGGAACTGAGGAGGGAGAAGCCGCTTCTAACGGAGACCATCGCGCTGGACCTCATGTTCGTGCTCCTCTTCGCCAGCTTCGAGACCACGGCGCTGGCGCTCACCCTCGGCGTCAAGCTGCTCACGGAGAACCCCAGAGTCGTCGACGCGCTAACGGTAAGTGTTCTCTGCCACTGCCACAGAATTAATGAGAGGATTAGCCGAGCAAATTTCTTTTCATTTGACTGGAAATGAAGCAGACACTGACTGAGAAATCACGTGAACAGGAGGAACACGAAGCGATCGTCAGGAACAGGGAGGACCCAGATGCCGCGGTCACGTGGGCCGAGTACAAGTCGATGACCTTCACAGCTCAGGTGAGCCTAGCCTGGATTTATGCACCCTAGCTTAGATAGTTTtccaaacaaaacaaaaaaactagctTAGATATTGCAACTGTACAAGTTGCCTTGTTAGGATAGTAACAACATCTTGAGATGCTAATAATGGGATTAAACGAGTGGCCAGTTGCAAGTTATTAGTAGCACAAGAATCTTGGGGTCCCAACGCTGCAGGCTGCAACTCTGCAGCTTCAGAGTTTGTGTTTCCCGATTGTTTAACCAAGTCCCAATCTCCGATGCAGATAGATAGTCTTAGTGTAGTTACTAGAATTTTCTTGAACAAGCCCGTTTATAATTTCACCAGACAAGTAATAAGGTAGAAAACCCCCAGAAAGAGAGTAAAAAGTAATTTCTGAACTCTGAATTTCTGAAACTGACGCCCCTGTCCCTCAATTTCCATGGTGAAGGTGATAATGGAGATCGTCAGACTCGCCAACATCGTGCCGGGGATTTTCCGGAAGGCCTTGCAAGACGTTGAGATCAAAGGTAGGACGACGATCACATGCATGGCATCTCTTCTTCTCAGACCAGGTCCTCTGTTAGCAAGTTGCGGCGAATCTTCTTAACTCCGTGTTGTGTTTGCCACCTTCGTCGCAGGCTACACGGTTCCAGCGGGATGGGGTATCATGGTGTGTCCGCCGGCGGTGCACCTAAACCCTGACATATACGAAGATCCGCTGGCGTTCAACCCATGGAGGTGGCAGGTTCGTCCTCGATCTTCACCTCATCTCTCAGAAACCATAGCACTCTGCTTCTTTCAAGTTGATGATGGCCGTTCGGGTCATGGTGTCCGGTCGTTCAGTTTGTTCCTGTCCTATTGTTTGGAGCTACAGTACCTAGGAAGTAGGAGGCGCCATGATCTGACCTGCTCAACGAACTCGCATATATTCTCGTCTCCGGTCTCGCCATTAAAGCACAAATCGCAGGAAACAGTACTCTAATCAACTGCAGAGTTCCAATTATTAACATGGGTATTAGTATAAGATATCAGGGTTCTGATTCCAAGACCAAACTTGTCTACTGAGATCAGGAACGAATTCGGTTGTTGCCCATGCAGGATGTAAGAAGGAACCATCGCCGAAACTTCCCTGCCTAGTAGTTTAACAAGGAGGTCAAAATGGCAACAGATGCAGTAGTACGTGCCTGTGTCTTTGAACAAGAAGTAAAAAGATATACACAGCATGTCTAGTTGCAGTAACCACATTGGTTACTGACCATTGTTTATTTTCATGTTTGGGGTTCAGGGTTCTAGACTGACAATATCTCAATCCGGTACGTAGATAGAACCTCATGTGCCATTTCACCATTTTCCCAGTAAAAGGACATAATGAAATATAACAAAGTACAAGGCAAAATCTTCAAATAGAGAACTGCCTTGCCAATCTAGGACATGTATCTACGGATGCGGTAGCAAGTTGCCATCAGGTTCACTGTATCCTGCTAGGTGATCGAGTCTAAATTGGCATTGTCGAGTAAATAAGATTCGGTGGCGTTCCAAGATTGTGTGAGATGTGCTACTACTTAAAGTGCGGCGCActgcaaaaataaataaaatcattTGGTGATGTTAATTAGAAAGAAAAAAATCCACATCGAAACCCGGATTCTGATTTGGTCTTTGCTGAACAGGACAAACCTGAAATCACCGGTGGAACCAAGCATTTCATGGCGTTCGGAGGCGGGCTCCGGTTCTGCGTCGGAACCGATCTCACCAAGGTCTTGATGGCAACATTCATACACAATCTTGTTACGAAATACAGGTAAAATTTTGTCACCTCTAAATAAGTACATATAGCAAGCTTTCTTCAACTCTTTCTGCCACCTTAAGCTCTGAACAGGCAAAATCTGAACAACTGTATATCTTCCTCATGTTCAGATGGAAAACGGTCAAAGGAGGGAACATAGTCCGGACGCCGGGCCTCGGCTTCCCGGATGGCTTTGACATCCAGCTCTTCCCTAAGAACTGACCCTTTTTTGATGATATCTGGACAGTTTGGTAGTTGCAGTTAAACACAAGATTGTGCCTGCAAAAGATCATATTTTAGGATGGAAAGCCATATACTTAGTCTAGTGATAGGATACACATCCCTAGTTATAACTACAGTCATATTACCGAGTACCACCTCTCATGGATCCAGAATGGGTTTTTTGTACTTTTGGCTGTTCGTTTTCCATGTGGTTAGTCATCTACCCATGTGTTGTGTGTAAATCAGTCCCATACATCTCAAATGAGAAAGAGAGCATATTACATAAAACTGTTGTGTGGAGCCATGCCTGAGAGCTCCAGTTGTTCTCAGCTTGTTCAGACAGAGAGGAGAGGCTAATAATATCTCCCAAACAGCCTAGCCCTCAGGGCAGGAGCACCGGTGACTGTTACAATGCCAATGTGTCGCATGGCGTGGTTAAGAGCCACACTTAATAATTGAAAAGCCAGGAATTCTCTGCAGATTTTAAAACTGAAATTAGCGTGTCATGGACAACGGGAATCTAGCTGTTACCTGACAGAGCAGCCCCCCTCGGGTCGCCATTCCATGCAAGCAACTGAGACCCAGAAGCCAAGTTGATCTCTGAATGACACCTTTTCCAACTCAAAACCTTCAAACATGTTGGTGTCCTCTGCGCTTTGCTGTCCCTGCGCTTAAATTTTGCCCGTCTTTGCTCGCACGCCGGGAGGCGTAGATGGCACAGGGGGGGATTTAAAAGTGATGGTGTCCAGAGGCTTCTGAATAATGGCGTGCTAGTTGGGGCAGATGTGATCAAGGGAAGCTTTCTGTGGACATGCCGGGGACAAGATCTCGGCCGCAGGAACAAAATCGCAGGATTGAGATTTTGCTGCCGAGCAGCTCAGCCCAAGCGCGTCTGAATCGCTCGCTGGCGTGACCGGGCAATGAGTAAGCCGGCCGGCCGTCAGTCAGCGGGTACGCAACAGGCAACACTCAACTTTCCGTTGGCGGATGGCCCCTCTTGCTTCCAGAAGGTTTTTGTTTGGATCTTGCGGGCGTTCGATCAAGCAGCGGCCAGGAAATAACACACCATGTGCAATGCTGTTTGTGTGGTGTAAGAGTTGTTCGGGAAGATGCGGGATTTCCTTGGTTTCTAAATCGTTCTTGAGATTTATGAGACTGAGTTTTGTGTAGTACGTGAGGTAATTGTTTCGATATAGATCCAAGTCATGTTCAGAACTTCGAATCAAATCTCTCGAAATAGGCGTTGGTCCcactttatatataaagcacAAATGGCCGAACCAATACAAGATGGTGAGGAGAACCCCTTACAAGCAAGTCATAAGATAAAAAATGACCACCGAAATCCTCCCCCCCTCCCCCTAACATCATGTATTTGCTACATAGCTGCTCATGATCAGTGCAAAATTATTGATATTTTGCTGATAAAAATCAATTTTTCAAAGGTTTGGCCCTCCCCAATCAGTTTTAAGAGCACTTGCCCCTTCAATAGAATTTTTCTGGCTCCGTCACTGTCCGAGATGGCGGTGAGAAAAGCCACCAACACAAAACCGAGCATGAAAACAGGAGGCGCCACATCCGACAAGATGCTATCAAGACTACTGAATTGAAACTGAATCGCGCTGCCTAGGAAAACCACCGAACCCCgacacaacaaacacaccaaacCTTGAATCAAAGCGAGACTGTCAAAACTCAACTACATTCTCTCGGAAAAAGAAGCACGCTCAGTTATCAGAGAGAATGTGGTTCTGTTTGATTTCGATCGACATTACAACAGCATGCCATCAGGGTTACTTTTTGGTGGGGCGGTCAAAGTATTTGAGTAAAGGTTTGCTTTTCAGTAAAAAAAAAAAACAGAACTCTTCTTTTGTATACTCTCAATTCCTGTAAGGCCTCTTTCCGGGCCAGGGCCTATTTTTGGGCCTTTTGCCCTTGCCAACACAGCTAAAGCCCAATCGGCTCAAAGTGACTAGATAGACCGAATCACTAATTGAGGAGTATTCGTTGCAAAGATCACTCCAATTCTCCTTGTTGCGACAAGTAGCGCACATGCAACGCGCCACTTGTTGCAACCTGgaagttttcccttttttcgtagattcgtttattcaaaacgttttatctcttaaaccatGCGTCTAAATCTCGAACTGCTTTCACTGTTGGATTTCTCGCGTCGAGATTTTCAAAACTAGATACCAtattgataggttttgacgaactttttttacGGAAAAAACCAGACGAAAAAACTAAGCCGGGAGCACGGATTTTTTcactttccgaaagaggcacgcccgtgcctctcacgaaatcacaaccgtgcctctcgcggaagcaaaaccgtgactctcgcggaagaaaaaaatAAGATGTGTTTCTTTTCCGTTTCCGAGGAGGCACGGCCATGACTCTCGTGGAAGCACAACCGTGCCTTTTGCGAAAGCAAAACCGCgactctcgcggaagaaaaaaataaaatgtgtTTCTTTTCCGTTTCCGAGGAGGCACGGCCATGACTCTCGTGGAAGCACAACCGTGCCTTTTGCGAAAGCAAAACCGCgactctcgcggaagaaaaaaataaaatgtgtTTCTTTTCCGTTTCCGAGGAGGCACGGCCATGACTCTCGTGGAAGCACAACCGTGCCTTTTGCGAAAGCAAAACCGCgactctcgcggaagaaaaaaataaaatgtgtTTCTTTTCCGTTTCCGAGGAGGCACGGCCATGACTCTCGTGGAAGCACAACCGTGCCTTTTGCGAAAGCAAAACCgcgactctcgcgaaagaaaaaaaaacagaaaacgtgtttttccctttccgagaggcacggccgtgactctcacgaaagcacaaccatgcctctcgcggaagcgaaaccgtgactctcgcgaaaaaaataaaaaaaacatttttttcgtttccgagaggcacgaccatgactctcgtgaaagcacacccgtgcctctcgcgaagcaaaaccgtgactctcccgaaagaatttaaaaacagaaaacacgtttttttcgttttcgagacacggctgtgactctcgcgaaagtaaaaccgtgcctctcgcggaagcaaaaccgtgactctcgcgaaaggagaaaaaagaaaacacgctttttcgtgaaaaaaattcaaaaaaaatttatTGAAAAGCTGAGGAAGACCGATGGAAAACCAAAACGTCAAAAAAACCGTTAAAAAGTCGAAACACACGTgtggaaaaataaaaataaaacaaaatcCGAAGGGAGTGCCTAGAGCACGACACATGGCGAAATGGCGCTGCTCATTGCaaggctcccgaaggagcgctcgttaactagttgctccctaGATAGACTTGTGGTCTGTCCATACGGAGGCCCTATAAGCCACAGCTATATCTCGCTTAAAGCGAGATGTATGCTCCCCTCGCCACAGCCGCTACGCGACTGGGCCAGCCCACAACTGTGGCAGCTCCCGTGTTTTTTTTGTGTTGAGCACAATTAAGAAACCAAGGGCACGAAAATAGAAAGCCCCTTCTTTTTTGTCTGATTTAACACTGTTTTGGGTCAGGTTTTGCTTCTGTGTGGGTTTTCTTTGTCTGGTTTTCACTGTTTCAGTCGGGTTTTcttttttgtattttcttttatttcttaCTCGGCGTTTTATTTCATCATTGGTTTTCCTCGGTTTTATCTTTGTTATACTTTGCTTTTCTTTGTGTTTTCATTGCATTTGTTTAGTTCTTCTTTATTTCTTTGTTATACATTGGTTTTTTTTCATGGTTTCTTTGTATTAGTCTGTTCTTTGCcattccttttttttctttgtgacaaggacgaggagattaagcatagatggcgggagtacttcgacaagctgttcaatgaggagaatgagagttctaccattgaactggacgactcctttgatgagaccagcatgcgttttgtgcggcgaatccaggagtctgaggtcaaggaggctttaaaaaggataaaaggaggcaaggcgatgggccctgattgtatcctcattgaggtgtggaaaggtctcggggacatagcgatagtatggctaaccaagctttCCAACCTCATTTTTCGGACAAACAAGATGCTAGAAGAATGGAGACagagtatattagtaccaatcttcaagaacaaggggggtgttcagagttgtactaattaccatggaattaagctgatgagccatacaatgaagctatgggagagagtcattgagcaccgcttaagaagaatgacaagcgtgaccaaaaatcagtttggtttcatgcctgggaggtcgaccatgaaaacaattttcttggtacgacaacttatggaTAGATATAGAGAGGAAAAGAAtgacttgcatatggtgttcattgacttggagaaggcctatgataagataccaCGGAATGTCATGTGctgggccttggagaaacacaaagtcccagcaaagtacattaccctcatcaaggacatgtacgataatgttgtgacaagtgttcgaacaagtgatgtcgacactgatgacttcccgattaagataggactacatcaggggtcagctttgggcccttatctttttgcattggtgatggatgaggtcacaagggatatataaggagatatcccatggtgtatgctctttgcggatgatgtggtgctagtcgATGATAGTCGGACGtgggtaaataggaagttagagttatggagacaaaccttgaaatcgaaagggtttaggcttagtagaactaaaaccgagtacatgatgtgcggtttcagtactactaggtgtgaggaagaggaggttagccttgatggccaggtggtaccccagaaggacacctttcggtatttggggtcaatgctgcaAGAGGATGGAGGTATTGATGAAaatgtgaaccatcgaatcaaagccggatggatgaagtggcgccaagcttctggcattctctgtgacaagagagtgccacaaaagttaaaaggcaagttctacaggacggcggttcgacctgcaatgttgtatggcgctgagtgttggccgactaaaaggcgacatgttcaacagttaggtgtggcggagatgcgtatgttgagatagatgtgtggccacacgaggaaggatcgagtccgaaatgatgatatacgagatagagttggggtagtactgattgaagagaagcttgtgcaacatcgtctgagatggtttgggcatatttagcgcaggcctccagaagctccagtgcatagcggacggttaaagcgtgcggagaatgtcaagagagggcggaGTAGACcaaatttgacatgggaggagtccattaaaagagacctgaaggattgaaGTATCATCAAAGAGCTAGTTATGGACAGGgatgcgtggaagcttgctatccatgtg contains:
- the LOC125539316 gene encoding cytochrome P450 87A3, producing the protein MQPYLELASLRITTTIPLSPRIYSTIFLEAMAAMAYIALRGAALAAIVALIHWVYRWRHPKCAGTLPPGSMGIPIIGETLQFFAPNPTCGLSPFVRDRVRRYGSMFKTSIVGRPVVVSADPDVNHYVFQNEGKLFESWYPDTFTEIFGRDNVGSLHGFIYKYLKTLVLRLYGQENLKAVLLAETDAACRGSLAAWAAQPCVDIKDGLSTMIFDLTAKKLIGYEPTKSSESLRENFTAFIRGLISFPLNIPGTAYHECMEGRKKAMKVLKGMMQERMADPERKCEDFFDHVIQELRREKPLLTETIALDLMFVLLFASFETTALALTLGVKLLTENPRVVDALTEEHEAIVRNREDPDAAVTWAEYKSMTFTAQVIMEIVRLANIVPGIFRKALQDVEIKGYTVPAGWGIMVCPPAVHLNPDIYEDPLAFNPWRWQDKPEITGGTKHFMAFGGGLRFCVGTDLTKVLMATFIHNLVTKYRWKTVKGGNIVRTPGLGFPDGFDIQLFPKN